Within Carassius carassius chromosome 8, fCarCar2.1, whole genome shotgun sequence, the genomic segment ataagtcatgaattgttagtcatgactcgcgcgctctccgcgcctccgccaaacggtttggatcagactcagagtaatcaatgcgagagagagagagaatagagtgcactgctggagcagagaagcagaactactgttcagggttttaggtcagtttcatctgtaaagatgctttttttgtctttgtttttttatttatttaatcaagcagcagcacgttgctcatcagtcatcactcaaaatactatataaaggatatcattattatcagttgtaatgttacagtagtaatttagctgaaattaatttttttataggtttagggggagctacgacagacaacaacacaacccttacgaaaattaacattttaactataaatccagagaaaatggttactattgtttgactgtgataaccaaaaatgtaaaattattttacaaatgtatttatttaaaaataaaaacaaatccatttgcaaaaaaaaaaaaaaaaaggttattttacttttatatagactaataaaagcatggtaattttttgtaagggaaaaacatgactcgtgtacagtattaggatttttctataaacattgtagtattgtagagtattgtaaagtatagttttgttcaatcttgagtattaaagtcatgagagagatggattacagggcaaaataaagagactgaagagaaaaatggaagtgaaggtgcagttcaggagagaacttttaattattttgcatgtccccaaattaaagatttaaaccttttttatgtcaggtccatacaaaaaatagttttgtccatgaatttgtttgtatgagtttgaattttccagtctgattttttttcccagtccgcccctcctgtaaattaatggcaaagacatggtttcatttactacacagaggcctactgaagctcgcagtgttttcaacctctgccgcctcaatataggagtacacgagcacataaacataatttctagaactgctctgtgtcacttcatgtgcattttacttattttgagaaaactatcatcatatacagagacagcagtttcaaaaaaacaccaatgtttcaggagtttattacacagaatacgtcacatgcttattagataactgtatttaagttgatctatatgcttatatttattattcttttattttcacaaatttagaaaagtaatcaaaaagtactcaaaagtaattagttacattactttaataaagtaattgaaaaagttacactactattccattttaaacagggtaacttgtaatctgtaacctattacatttccaaagtaaccttcccaacactggctgcGGCCATGCATCCCATGGGCTTTTTTCGTTAGAAGCACACGCTTGATTACACATTATTAAACTCTCTGTCCATGATGACTAACTCTCATTGCGCAGGGGCCAGGGTTGGTCATCCATGCTCTTTTCTCTCTAGCACAGGTTCATTTAGCTTGATAAATGgtattataaatatgtattttaaatgtatctaataattattattattacattatttactgCGCATTATTAACGCATTTTATATGATGGCAAATGTAATCAAAATAGAGTGAATAAGCCTGCACAAATAATTATCCAATGTTTGACTGATATATACaaataatcaaaaacaataatatttggcttactaaataatatattgtgcatcccaaTATAGTataattcaaaatgtttatttaattttattttattttaaaatcttattcTGCAAGGTCAAATTAATTTGATCATACCTGACAGTAACaccttcataatgttacaaaatattgtatttctaatgaaCACACTAAACTGTATTTCtaatcaaaatattttgtaaacaaaaaactacagttttcacaaaactattaagcagcacaactcttttcaacactggtaataataagaaatgtttctagagcagcaaatcattgatcatgtgacactgaagactggaatatctagctttgccatcacagtaataaacttttttttttctagacaaaagagacttttttcaaaacataAATCAATTTTACCAAGCCCAAATACATATGTAACTAATGATTAAATACAGATTGACTTAAAATGAAACTAGGTTATACTTAAATAATTAACAAGCTAATTTTAAGATATCACAGCTTTTGGAATCATTTCAGTACATTTTACAGCTGTTCATAAAATAGCCTCACCTCAACAAACGTCCAAATTGCCCatgcaaaattaaaaatgattaaacagAAAAGGTATGTTGCCAACCTGCTTCAGTAATTGCAGGactaatgaaaaacaaaatcagtCTGTTCCTTATTAAATCTGGACAGCCTGAATGATCAGAGGCATTATTCTTAGAGGTGGTCTTAAGAGTGACTCATGCTGTCTACCCGGATAATATCTGTTTCTATATATGGTTCACATTCTCAAGCCTGTATTTCTGCCTGTGTAGAGGATGTCCAGAGCTGACTGGGGTTTTCTGGAGCACCTGCTAGAGGAAGGTCAGGAATACTCGACTGGCGTGGGGCGCGTGTGGCTAACCGTGCTCTTCCTCTTCCGCATGCTTGTGCTTGGCACGGCGGTCGAATCTGCATGGGATGACGAACAGTCTGACTTTGTCTGCAACACCAAACAGCCTGGCTGTGAGTCCGTCTGCTATGACAAGGCCTTTCCCATCTCCCACTTCCGTTTCTTTGTTCTGCAGGTCATCTTTGTCTCAACACCAACCATTTTCTACTTTGGCTATGTGGCCCTGAGGGCTAGAAAAGAAAAGAGTCTGGAGGAGAAGTCGGAGGGCAgaagagagagacggagaaaaaCCAACGAGTTTAAGTTGGAGGTAATaaaggaggaagatgaagagagcgagaagaaggaaaaagaaaagaaccaCAAAGCTCCAGGACCTCCAAAGCTCAAAGGGAAACTGCTGTGCGCTTATGCGACTAGCATAGTATTAAAGGTTCTCATTGAGATAGGCTTCATTGTGGGTCTATGGATCCTTTATGGGTTTGTAATCGAGGCAAAGTATGAGTGCCAGCGGTTTCCCTGTCCTCACACGGTGGACTGTTTTGTCTCACGACCCACAGAAAAAACTATCTTCACCATATACACGCAGGTCATTGCCGCAGTCTCTGTTCTTCTCAACGTTGTGGAGCTTCTCCATCTGCTTCAGCTAGCAGTAACACATCGACTAGAGAAGAGATTTCAAAGCGAGGAGGAGGTTAATAAACTTACTAGGGTGACTTCTTCTAGAAAAGAACCAGCTAAAGCTCAAATACCATCATTTGAGGAAAGAAACCATCTCTTTCTTCCTGTAGCACATGATGGCTACCCTGCATCAGGGTTGAACTGGGAAAAAAGAGACCCTGCTACAGCAGAGGACATGCTTCCTAGCTACTCAAAGTGCATGAGCAATGTAAAACCTGCCTTAACCAAAAACAATCTTCATAAAAAACACCACAAGACTGAAGACAAACCGAGACATTATGTGTGAGGACCACTAAATGAGAACCAAGGACTCCATTTTGGGGAACTACATGTGTAAATGACTGTTAGTGGTTTACTGTACATTCAAGAGCCATTTCCTTTGTTTAGATAGGCAGGGAAATGGGCTGTGCCTTGGGATGAACTGTCTTTTGTGATCGGTGGCCAGATACAGGAGCCTCTCAAGTAGTGATTAGTTTTGAGAAGCGGTCAGGAAGGTCAAGAAATAGGCTAGTCAAACCATGAGCCTAAGAGAAACAAGCACAAAGTCTAAAAACTTAATGACTGACATGGTACAGATAAGGTAATGTACATAATGTACAGGATTGAGACCAAAAGCAAAGTTAAACCATACCAACCAACTgtataaacaatatttaaaatgtatttatgaatgattttatacttgattgaatatttattttcattaaaatatttctggTATTTCTTAAATTTTTGGATTTCTTACATGATTAGGTCTTTGTTCGATATATACAGTATTCTGCATTCATGCCACGTCGTTATTACCTTTCAAACTAAAACTCCTACATAAAAAATGGGGTGGACAGACAAAACCGCAATACAAcaagtaattattatttattttttttcatatcatcCTTAATTATTAAGATTTTCACCCAATTATAGTAATTATTAAACAGAAGTATACTGCATTTTACAACTAAAGTGTTTCGATGGCACAAGTCAGCACTCTTAGAAATTTGCATTCTTTACAAGTTGTAATTTACAAGAACTACAAGAACAACTCAAAGATGGCGTGAATGAACCTACACAGCCATCTGGTCACGTTTATTGGAAAAACGTGCATCTACATTTTCGCAAAACTTCAGATATGTAACTACTCTGTGTACGTACAAGAACCAACGTAACCTAAGAATAAAATGTTGCCAGATTCATGttcatctgttttggataaaGCTAAACGTGGTTTTAGCTAAACTCACAGGACATatcacattcaaaatattatttcattataacttttgacaCAGGCATGTTTATGTTTTCCCAATGAGCCTAGCTTATATAAAACTGCATGATATAAACTGTGCAACTATTAAAGCGATATACAAAGTGAGAAGATGTTCCCAAGTAAATACTtcataaataaacttaaaatgctaaatatttataagaaacaaataggGACAAAAATTCATTGCCTTACACTGTGGTTATTTTTtggttgttttaaaatattatacatttttcagaGAAGACAGCCTTCCGATATCATCAAGGCCTTTCCTTTCGTGTCTGGCCATGAGTACATCACATTCCACAGCAAtcatttttagcaattttgagCATGCCGACAATGATAAGCACTTATCTGGAGCaggaaaaaatgtaatgatgggtAATTTACAAGGTGGGACAGTTTCTCACGGAAAGGGTCAAATCAAAACAATacaatgagaagaaaaaaaaacaaaaacttttcccCTCAAAAGGTATAGCTAATGGAAATTGGGTTTTATTAGAGGGTGTTATCTGCGCAGTTGGGCTCCAGTCTATGAAAGATTAATGAATCTTGTGCTTGTGGGGTTGCCAACCATAACCTGTAGTCTTTGCCCAATGCATAGTTCTCTCTATCGCAGCTGGCCTGCATGAAAGGTTAGGCTGTCATCTCTTGCCAATACAAGGCTTTATAGGTGCTACACAACATGTGTGGGTCAGCAAACAGCTGGTGAGGACTGACCTCTTTAGTTCCCCTCAGCTGCCAAACAAAGAGAAAGACAGTGAACGAGAGAATGATTGGTAGACTGTCAAACTCTCTCCATCTGATAGAATTGTTTAGTTTGGAAAAAAACCCTTGTTCTGCAGTGTTTCCTTTTGTTTGAATCGTGCCAGCTGTGCTTTAATATGCCCACACATGCATCAAATAGACCAGCAAAGTTGATTTAATCAGGCAAACAGATGTCTGTCATTTTAGAtatgaaataaactaaagtcATGGATGCCTGTTCTCTTCAAGCTATTATGAGGTTACTTCGCTGAATACAGTCACAAAGGTCATTCTATTTGTGAAACCCAGCAGGGATACTGCCAGCCCGCATGCCCTTAGGTGATTTACACACAGTAGCACCAATGAAAATGAGCTGCCACTCTTGCGGATTGCTTCCTGCATCCTGATATTGTTGTTCAAACCGCTGATGCATTTCCCTTTCCCTGCGTACCAGCCTCAGACAGGAAAAACAAACAGGTTTTGAAGCGCTCTATGAATGGTACGTACCTTAGAAGCGGCAGTCTGTTTTGGGCTTGGAGGTGTGTGGGTGTTTTCTGGATGAGAGGTGGCTTCGAGTGGCCAGTCAACCTGCTTCCCATGGGGACTTAAGCCTGAGTGCCAAACTTCTTTCTGTAGGGGGTCTGAAGGCTGCAGTATCAAGCAAATATGCCAATGTATGCAGTGGAAAATGGTCACATGTACTTCCTGTCAGCTGAACTGATTAAAAACCATGTCTTCTCAGTGATAGCCATAACAAGAAGTCAAAGAAAATCCACAGAGAAAACAGAGACCTAAAAATAACACAAGAATGTCACTGAAAATCAGTGTACTTGAACTTCTGTGGAATGTTAAGATACATTACCATTCCAAAGTTTGATGTCGGtaagatttattaaaatgtttttccctTATGAATACATATTTATctgattgaaaatacagtaatactatTAAGTCTAAACTGATTTAAAACTGTTTCACatattaatgcaatttaaaatgtctctactgtctcttttgatcaatttgataaataaaaataaaaattatactaaACCCAGATTTATGAATGGTACAGTCTTTAAAAACATGGTAAGATTAGACATGGACTCAACATTAGTTTAAGGGAAATTCTGTCACTATTTCTTCACCTTTATgtgattccaaacctgcatgacattGTTTCTTtgtggaagatattttgaaaatgtatctGTCACAGCATTTACGTTAAGTCAGAACCATTACAACTGAAATGTGTTGGTTCATAAAACAAATGTCTAGCAGTAAGGAGGTCTGAAGAACTCACAGTTAACTCAATACTTAAATTAGACAACCTGAAGGAAATAAGCTTGTATCTGCTTCCTGATATTTGCTGGTCACTCCAGGCACTGGCTGTTCAGGCTTGATCAGCCTTACAATGGACCAGCGGTGGATATTGTTACATTGTTTTTGGTAAAGTCCCACCTGCGGCAGTTCCAGGATGTCATCAGATGTTTAAACTGTGAATTACTTGCAAGTACAATACTAAATGAAatcattttacaattaaatatatttttatacaatatgaaTTGTGCTTACCTGCATAATTGCCAATACAGCATTTTGTCAGAGTATTTTTGATGGGTTTTAGTGCATTGCTATATGGCTACTAGGATATTTTAAGCAGCTCACCGCCAGTATACACAATATTCTGTATAGTATGGCTTCGCTCATTCAGTGCTTATCTATGAGAttttcatgtgattttttttacccATTATATCATCATATGAACAACTCATCTCAGAGAGAAACAGATGAGTCAGagcacatttctttttaatctagaTAAGGATTACTGAGTCTTGAGTCACTGAGAATTGAGTCATTGTTAAAATAGCATCTTGACTATGAACCATGACTCAGGTTTCAAGTTTAAGCAATAATGAAGctgatgaaaaactaaattctcaAAAATATCAGGAATTTGTGGCAGGTTTGTCAACCTTTaatatactttttcttttttctttccatAAAGACAAATTCCACTTTTTGAGATTTTGTATTACAAAAACAATAAttctaatgaaatacaatgactTAAATAAATCAGGAACGTGTTGTGGTAGGACAATTTTCACTTCTCAGAGTATAACCATACAGCAAATTATTTGGAATAGGACAATGGGTTATTGATAAGACCCTAGGGGGCCATACTTGGGGAAATGGAAGTGGAATTATTGGAAATGGAACTATCTAAAAAGGTCAAAGGGGGACAGAAGTAATTTGTTGTGGGAACAGAACAGTTGAGCCCATGGGAAGGGAGGATTTTGAGCGTCTCTCCATTGTTTCTGTCACTGATGGGAATCTACAGTGAAAATGATGTTGTAATTGTGCAGAGAGGCTGTACACATCCTGACCGAAGGGCTGAGAGAGGCCGGCAGGCGTCGTTCCTTCTTCCTATCACTCAGGAACAATAGGGCTGTTTGTCCTCTGGGACATACTAGCACCTTTCCAGCTCCAAACCCAGTCTTCTACATCGTTCGGCACAAACAATCCAGACAGCACATCCTCTCTCACACAACTACTGGACATTCAGGAACAGGAGTACCCGTACAAATACGGTCGCAGTGATTTTGCCAAgttagacatgttcctggatcaacatcttttgttgatcccaGATCCACATTACGGTCCAAAAATACAGAtctaacccaatccctaccccaaaACCTAgcccttttttttcttaaaattaggGGGACATTATAGGTGAGGatcaagggtgtagaagcatctaaccctgattgtaagcctaaaactaaCATTTCTTGAAAACATATCCCTctaatctgattggttgattggatgttgatctaggaacatgttgtacttgataAAGTCAGGTTCACCGTGCAAATATAGCCAGTCATATGACCCACATGTAGGAATTATGTTCTTGTTAATtctaaataaatcaattaaaaaattacCTCCGAGAGGATGTTTCAAACACAGTTTGAGCAATCACAATGACTGCTTTCACTGGCCGAAGGTGACCCAAGGGTCCTCTGAAAACTTCCAAGGGGGCCTCAAGAtgtcttaaaattatttaaaataagacaaaacaactAACTTCTTAAACTGTAAAAACCTGTATGATGTAGCCACATTTTAAAGTGTGATTGCTAGAACTGGAATAATAAAATCCTATAACTCTGTGGtcatttttgaaaataataaatatttttgattgtcatgTGTAAAATAGTTGCAGTATTAAGTCAAATGGCATAATGAAGTGTGGTGTGGTCACAACTGGTGCATGCACTTGGATAacataaaaatggaagaaaatctTAATGAAAAAA encodes:
- the gja4 gene encoding gap junction protein alpha 4, which encodes MSRADWGFLEHLLEEGQEYSTGVGRVWLTVLFLFRMLVLGTAVESAWDDEQSDFVCNTKQPGCESVCYDKAFPISHFRFFVLQVIFVSTPTIFYFGYVALRARKEKSLEEKSEGRRERRRKTNEFKLEVIKEEDEESEKKEKEKNHKAPGPPKLKGKLLCAYATSIVLKVLIEIGFIVGLWILYGFVIEAKYECQRFPCPHTVDCFVSRPTEKTIFTIYTQVIAAVSVLLNVVELLHLLQLAVTHRLEKRFQSEEEVNKLTRVTSSRKEPAKAQIPSFEERNHLFLPVAHDGYPASGLNWEKRDPATAEDMLPSYSKCMSNVKPALTKNNLHKKHHKTEDKPRHYV